From a single Chitinophaga sp. Cy-1792 genomic region:
- the nrfD gene encoding NrfD/PsrC family molybdoenzyme membrane anchor subunit, whose translation MHLKYESTLREPLVDGVKDYHQVTEDIISPIEAKPGKLWYVGFFISLALLGFGAFSVFWQIYFGVGVWNLNKTIGWGWDITNFVWWVGIGHAGTLISAILLLFRQGWRTGVNRAAEAMTIFAVMCAGQFPIIHMGRVWMAFFILPYPNTRGPVWVNFNSPLLWDVFAISTYFTVSLLFWYSGLLPDFATIRDRAKTKLRKLLYGVASFGWTGSTKHWQRHEALSLVLAGLSTPLVLSVHTIVSFDFATSVIPGWHTTIFPPYFVAGAIFSGFAMVNTLLIITRKILHLEEYITIGHMEAMNKVIVLTGSVVGCAYLTELFMAWYGANPYEFATFFKYRAAGPLGWSYWIMMTCNVISPQVFWFRKMRRSVMVTFVMSIIVNIGMWFERFVIICTSLYRDYLPSSWSYYRPSWPEVGFYMGTFGLFFTCFFLFAKYFPVIAVAEIKSVLKTSGENFKEKMEVYEEESDEKFAHDVAHAH comes from the coding sequence ATGCATTTAAAATACGAATCCACACTGAGAGAACCTTTAGTAGACGGGGTTAAGGATTATCACCAGGTAACGGAAGATATCATTAGTCCTATCGAGGCTAAGCCTGGTAAATTGTGGTATGTAGGCTTTTTTATATCACTTGCACTGTTGGGCTTCGGCGCATTTTCAGTGTTTTGGCAGATCTATTTCGGGGTAGGTGTTTGGAATCTGAATAAAACCATCGGATGGGGTTGGGATATCACCAACTTCGTATGGTGGGTAGGTATCGGTCACGCCGGTACCCTGATCTCCGCTATCCTCTTGCTGTTCCGTCAGGGATGGCGTACAGGGGTAAACCGTGCAGCAGAAGCGATGACCATCTTCGCGGTAATGTGTGCCGGTCAGTTCCCGATTATTCACATGGGTCGTGTATGGATGGCATTCTTTATCCTGCCTTATCCTAACACCCGCGGTCCGGTATGGGTTAACTTTAACTCTCCGCTCCTCTGGGACGTATTCGCGATCTCTACTTACTTCACTGTATCACTGTTGTTCTGGTACTCTGGTTTATTACCGGATTTCGCTACCATCCGTGATAGAGCAAAAACTAAACTGCGTAAGTTATTATATGGTGTAGCTTCTTTCGGCTGGACTGGTTCTACCAAACACTGGCAACGTCACGAAGCACTGTCACTCGTACTGGCGGGTTTATCTACTCCACTGGTACTCTCCGTACACACCATCGTATCTTTCGACTTCGCGACCTCTGTTATTCCAGGTTGGCATACCACCATCTTCCCTCCTTACTTCGTTGCTGGTGCGATCTTCTCTGGTTTCGCGATGGTAAATACGCTCTTAATCATCACCCGTAAAATACTGCACCTGGAAGAATACATTACCATTGGTCACATGGAAGCCATGAACAAGGTAATTGTACTGACCGGTTCTGTAGTAGGTTGTGCTTACCTGACCGAGCTCTTCATGGCATGGTACGGTGCTAACCCTTACGAGTTTGCAACATTCTTCAAATATCGTGCAGCAGGTCCTCTGGGCTGGTCTTACTGGATCATGATGACTTGTAACGTTATCTCTCCGCAGGTATTCTGGTTCCGCAAGATGAGAAGAAGCGTAATGGTAACATTCGTTATGTCTATCATCGTAAACATCGGTATGTGGTTCGAGCGTTTCGTAATTATCTGTACTTCACTGTACCGTGACTACCTCCCATCCAGCTGGTCTTACTATCGTCCATCCTGGCCTGAAGTTGGTTTCTACATGGGTACATTCGGTCTGTTCTTCACTTGCTTCTTCTTATTTGCTAAGTACTTCCCGGTAATCGCAGTAGCAGAGATCAAATCTGTTCTGAAAACTTCCGGCGAAAACTTCAAAGAGAAAATGGAAGTATACGAAGAAGAAAGTGATGAGAAATTCGCTCACGACGTTGCTCACGCTCACTAA
- a CDS encoding DUF3341 domain-containing protein, with amino-acid sequence MAVKNFVVGLFDDEAVLFPAVKKVRTAGYKLHDVYTPFPVHGLDHAMGLRETSLHTAGFIYGITGTTTALSFMSWVFNVDWPLNIGGKPHFPLPAFIPITFELTVLFAAVGMVMTFCWLCQVMPGVKKHIFHPRQTDDKFVMVIEVTEKTNAEEVKSFLKAAGAHDIEEQQAEAGWWFGRFDKDDEPYLRKVKPVNA; translated from the coding sequence ATGGCTGTTAAAAATTTTGTTGTAGGGTTGTTTGACGATGAGGCAGTGTTGTTCCCAGCGGTAAAGAAAGTTCGTACAGCTGGTTACAAATTACACGATGTGTACACTCCTTTCCCTGTACACGGCCTTGATCACGCGATGGGCCTGAGGGAGACCAGCCTGCACACAGCCGGTTTTATATACGGTATTACCGGTACTACTACGGCATTATCATTCATGAGCTGGGTATTTAACGTAGACTGGCCACTGAACATCGGTGGTAAGCCTCACTTCCCATTACCAGCTTTCATTCCAATCACTTTTGAGCTGACAGTTCTCTTTGCAGCTGTTGGTATGGTGATGACCTTCTGCTGGCTTTGCCAAGTCATGCCAGGTGTTAAAAAACACATCTTCCACCCAAGACAAACCGATGATAAGTTTGTAATGGTAATCGAAGTAACCGAAAAAACTAACGCTGAAGAAGTGAAAAGCTTCCTCAAGGCTGCAGGCGCTCACGATATCGAAGAGCAACAGGCTGAAGCTGGCTGGTGGTTCGGCAGATTCGATAAGGATGATGAGCCTTATCTCCGTAAGGTAAAACCTGTAAACGCGTAA
- a CDS encoding cytochrome c, with amino-acid sequence MKRTSNILIVAALATGAFLTACNRGEHNRKPGRIYMPDMYESRAYEFYSARLSGMKPVEGTVKRGELLPYHLKESDTALANLVKNPLAITAADLQEGERLFNIYCGICHGTAMDGNGPLYKGGDGPYPAAPANLASGPKAAYTEGRLFHVMTYGFNMMGSYASQLDREQRWKIAAYIKSKNAPSSAPAAAAAPAATDSAAAKK; translated from the coding sequence ATGAAAAGGACTTCCAACATATTGATTGTAGCCGCATTGGCAACTGGAGCTTTCCTGACAGCATGTAACAGAGGGGAGCACAACAGAAAGCCCGGCAGGATTTATATGCCAGACATGTATGAATCCCGTGCGTACGAATTTTACAGTGCTCGTTTGTCAGGTATGAAACCAGTGGAAGGAACAGTAAAAAGAGGTGAATTATTACCATACCATCTGAAAGAATCAGATACTGCTCTGGCTAATCTGGTGAAAAATCCGCTGGCTATCACAGCAGCTGATCTGCAGGAAGGTGAACGTCTGTTCAACATCTACTGCGGTATCTGCCACGGTACAGCAATGGACGGTAACGGTCCTCTCTACAAAGGTGGTGATGGTCCTTACCCTGCAGCTCCTGCTAACCTGGCTTCTGGTCCAAAAGCAGCTTACACTGAAGGCCGCCTGTTCCATGTAATGACTTATGGTTTTAACATGATGGGTAGCTACGCCAGCCAGCTCGATAGAGAACAACGCTGGAAAATTGCAGCTTATATTAAGAGCAAAAATGCTCCTTCTTCTGCTCCGGCAGCAGCAGCAGCACCAGCAGCTACCGATAGCGCGGCAGCTAAAAAGTAA
- a CDS encoding quinol:cytochrome C oxidoreductase: MKDQFVVPARLKKTSFVLMGVGLLTLLIGLFAFQGENATRFWAGLLQNSSFFLLITLASTFFIAATTLAHGGWQIAFRRVPEAISMAVPVLGAILFAVVMILVFGGKDHIYHWLNAEHVEHDPILQWKSAFLNKGFFTTATIITIGLWIFFTMKLRKMSIEEDGWDLKPATGKKILWRNTVVAGGFLVVFTLSVGSTSPWIWLMSIDSHWFSTMYSWYTFASTWVSGLALISLFVVYLKKHGYLTYVNEEHLHDLGKFMFAFSIFWTYLWFSQYMLIWYANMPEETAYFQPRVWGEWRPIFFLNLLINFITPLLYLMKRDTKRNYTSVVFIAIVIIAGHWMDFWQMVYPGTVKHLVFPWYELGLGFGFVGLIIYLVSNQLTKAPLVPKNHPYLKESIIHHT; this comes from the coding sequence ATGAAAGACCAATTTGTAGTTCCAGCAAGATTAAAAAAGACCAGCTTCGTGTTAATGGGCGTTGGCTTGCTGACTTTATTGATCGGATTATTTGCGTTCCAGGGTGAGAACGCAACACGCTTCTGGGCGGGTCTGTTGCAAAACAGCAGCTTCTTTTTGCTGATTACATTAGCCAGCACATTCTTTATTGCTGCTACAACCCTGGCACATGGTGGTTGGCAGATTGCATTCCGCCGCGTTCCTGAAGCAATTTCAATGGCAGTACCTGTTTTAGGTGCTATCCTGTTTGCAGTTGTAATGATTCTCGTATTTGGTGGTAAAGATCATATCTACCACTGGTTAAATGCAGAACACGTAGAACACGATCCAATCCTGCAATGGAAATCAGCTTTCCTGAATAAAGGATTCTTTACAACAGCAACTATCATTACCATCGGTCTGTGGATATTCTTTACCATGAAACTGCGTAAAATGTCTATCGAAGAAGATGGTTGGGATCTGAAACCAGCAACCGGTAAAAAAATCCTCTGGAGAAATACCGTAGTAGCAGGTGGATTCCTGGTAGTATTCACCCTCTCTGTAGGTTCTACCTCTCCTTGGATCTGGCTCATGAGCATCGATTCTCATTGGTTCTCTACCATGTATTCCTGGTACACTTTCGCAAGCACCTGGGTGTCTGGTCTCGCACTGATCTCCCTGTTTGTTGTTTACCTGAAAAAACATGGTTACCTCACTTATGTGAATGAAGAACACCTGCATGATCTGGGTAAATTCATGTTCGCCTTCAGTATCTTCTGGACTTACCTCTGGTTCTCCCAGTACATGCTGATCTGGTACGCTAATATGCCTGAAGAAACCGCTTACTTCCAACCTCGTGTATGGGGCGAATGGCGTCCGATCTTCTTCCTGAATCTGCTGATCAACTTTATTACTCCGTTGCTGTATCTGATGAAAAGAGATACTAAACGTAACTATACATCTGTCGTATTCATCGCTATCGTGATCATCGCTGGTCACTGGATGGATTTCTGGCAAATGGTTTACCCTGGTACAGTAAAACACCTGGTGTTCCCTTGGTATGAACTGGGATTAGGCTTCGGCTTCGTAGGTCTGATTATCTACCTGGTTTCTAACCAGCTGACAAAAGCACCTCTGGTTCCAAAAAATCATCCTTACCTGAAAGAGAGTATCATTCACCACACCTAA
- a CDS encoding cytochrome c oxidase subunit II: MSGFLAVLVVVLIFIVIFQIAKASEYVSILKGEKKARQQSNRINGFLLIAFLVLGLIGVYYCNDLLKGKILGESASVQGEGVDTLIYVTLAITGIVFVITQIALFVFAFKYQEKEGRKAFYFPHNNKLEVIWTVIPAIALTVLVAFGLKHWFQLTSEAPKDAAIVEITGKQFNWLIRYPGKDGQLGRRDFKLIDAAKSNELGVDWNDPLSKDDFQATEVHLVVGKPVKFIIGSRDVIHDVGLPQFRMKMDAVPGIPTTLWVTPKYTTKQMKEKTGNPDFTYEISCDQMCGSGHYSMRGVIVVETQAEYDAWVAKQPLQYNLANPAPAAPAAGADSTVKTVAAK, from the coding sequence ATGTCAGGATTTTTAGCAGTCTTAGTTGTTGTTCTCATATTCATAGTCATCTTCCAGATTGCGAAGGCGAGCGAATATGTGTCCATTCTGAAGGGAGAAAAGAAAGCGCGCCAGCAAAGTAACCGTATCAATGGTTTCCTGCTGATTGCATTCCTGGTGCTGGGGCTTATAGGAGTTTACTACTGTAACGATTTGCTGAAAGGGAAGATCCTGGGCGAATCTGCCTCTGTGCAGGGTGAAGGTGTTGATACACTCATCTACGTAACACTGGCTATCACCGGTATCGTATTCGTTATTACTCAGATCGCGCTCTTCGTATTTGCATTCAAATACCAGGAAAAAGAAGGAAGAAAAGCATTTTACTTCCCTCACAACAACAAATTAGAAGTTATCTGGACAGTTATCCCGGCTATCGCCCTGACTGTTCTCGTAGCCTTCGGTTTGAAACACTGGTTCCAACTCACCTCTGAAGCACCGAAAGATGCTGCAATCGTTGAGATCACCGGTAAACAATTTAACTGGCTCATCCGCTACCCAGGTAAAGATGGTCAGCTCGGTCGTCGTGACTTCAAACTCATTGACGCGGCTAAATCCAATGAACTGGGTGTTGATTGGAACGATCCTCTGTCCAAAGATGACTTCCAGGCTACTGAAGTTCACCTGGTAGTAGGCAAACCGGTTAAATTCATAATTGGCTCCCGCGATGTTATCCACGACGTTGGTTTACCACAGTTCCGTATGAAAATGGACGCTGTTCCTGGTATCCCTACTACACTGTGGGTTACTCCTAAATACACCACCAAACAAATGAAAGAAAAAACAGGAAATCCTGATTTCACTTACGAAATCTCCTGCGATCAGATGTGCGGTTCCGGTCACTACTCTATGAGAGGTGTGATCGTGGTGGAAACACAGGCAGAATACGATGCATGGGTTGCTAAACAACCTTTGCAGTATAACCTGGCAAACCCTGCTCCTGCTGCTCCGGCTGCTGGTGCTGATTCTACAGTTAAAACTGTAGCTGCCAAATAA
- a CDS encoding cbb3-type cytochrome c oxidase subunit I, with amino-acid sequence MSHEATLHSQQEVTHGAGGHDHHDHEHHDSFISKYVFSMDHKMIAKQFLITGIIWAIIGAFFSVLFRLQLGFPEATFPWLESILGHWAKGGRITPEAYYALVTMHGTILVFFVLTAGLSGTFSNLLIPLQVGARDMASPFMNCLSYWFFFLASLVMMASLFVQTGPASGGWTMYPPLSALGDASIGSKIGVDLWLTSMALFVVSQLLGGLNYISTILNMRTKGMSMTKMPLTIWSFFFTAVLGVLSFPVLLSGFILLLMDRHAGTSFYLSDIFIAGKALANEGGSAILYQHLFWFLGHPEVYIIILPAMGMVSEVLAISSRKPIFGYLAMIGSLFAICILAFLVWAHHMFVTGLNPFLGAFFVLLTLLIAVPSAIKVFNWITTIWKGNIRFTPAALFSIGFVSTFISGGLTGIWLGNSSIDIHLHDTYFVIAHFHIVMGVSAFFGMFAGIYHWFPKMYGRFMNNTLGYIHFWITLVGAYCIFWPMHYEGMAGMPRRYFDYSSWTSFNQFNGLNEFISFVVIIVFATQLLFVFNFFYSIFKGRKMTTQNPWKATSLEWTTPIHGIHGNWPGEIPEVHRWAYDYSKDGRDFIPQTEPIGPNESAH; translated from the coding sequence ATGAGTCACGAAGCAACATTGCACAGTCAACAGGAGGTAACGCACGGCGCGGGTGGACATGATCATCACGATCATGAACACCATGACAGTTTCATTTCGAAGTATGTGTTCAGCATGGACCATAAAATGATCGCCAAACAATTCCTGATCACAGGTATTATTTGGGCTATCATCGGCGCTTTCTTCTCTGTACTGTTTCGTTTGCAACTCGGCTTTCCTGAAGCCACTTTCCCTTGGCTGGAAAGCATCTTAGGCCATTGGGCAAAAGGCGGACGTATTACGCCTGAAGCATATTATGCGCTGGTTACCATGCACGGTACCATTCTCGTATTCTTTGTATTAACCGCCGGTCTGTCCGGTACCTTCTCCAACCTGCTTATTCCACTGCAGGTAGGTGCCCGCGACATGGCGTCTCCTTTCATGAACTGCCTCTCTTACTGGTTCTTCTTCCTGGCGAGCTTAGTAATGATGGCTTCCCTGTTCGTTCAGACAGGTCCTGCTTCCGGTGGTTGGACAATGTACCCTCCGCTGTCAGCATTAGGAGATGCTTCTATCGGTTCTAAAATAGGTGTGGATCTCTGGCTCACTTCCATGGCGCTGTTCGTAGTTTCTCAGCTGCTCGGTGGTCTGAACTATATCTCCACTATCCTCAACATGCGTACTAAAGGTATGAGCATGACCAAAATGCCTCTGACAATCTGGTCATTCTTCTTTACCGCTGTACTCGGTGTACTGTCTTTCCCTGTGTTACTGTCAGGTTTCATCCTGCTCCTCATGGATCGTCACGCAGGCACCAGCTTCTACCTCTCTGATATCTTCATCGCCGGTAAAGCACTGGCTAACGAAGGTGGTAGCGCAATCCTCTATCAACACTTATTCTGGTTCCTGGGTCACCCAGAGGTATATATCATCATCCTCCCTGCAATGGGTATGGTGTCTGAAGTACTCGCGATTTCTTCCCGCAAACCTATCTTCGGTTACCTCGCAATGATCGGTTCCCTGTTCGCTATCTGTATCCTCGCCTTCCTGGTTTGGGCACACCATATGTTCGTAACAGGTCTGAATCCATTCCTCGGCGCCTTCTTCGTACTGTTAACACTCCTGATCGCGGTTCCATCTGCCATCAAGGTGTTTAACTGGATCACCACCATCTGGAAAGGTAATATCCGCTTTACTCCGGCTGCGCTGTTCTCTATCGGTTTTGTATCTACATTCATCTCCGGTGGTCTGACAGGTATCTGGCTGGGTAACTCTTCTATCGATATTCACCTGCACGATACCTACTTCGTAATCGCGCACTTCCACATCGTAATGGGTGTATCCGCTTTCTTCGGTATGTTCGCAGGTATCTACCACTGGTTCCCTAAAATGTATGGCCGATTCATGAATAACACCCTGGGTTATATCCACTTCTGGATCACCCTGGTTGGTGCTTATTGCATCTTCTGGCCTATGCACTACGAAGGTATGGCCGGTATGCCTAGAAGATATTTCGACTACTCCAGCTGGACTTCTTTCAACCAGTTCAATGGCCTGAACGAATTCATCAGCTTTGTGGTAATCATCGTATTCGCTACCCAGCTCCTGTTCGTGTTCAACTTCTTCTACAGCATTTTCAAAGGTAGAAAGATGACCACCCAGAACCCTTGGAAAGCAACTTCTCTGGAATGGACTACGCCAATTCATGGTATCCATGGAAACTGGCCTGGTGAAATCCCTGAAGTTCACCGTTGGGCTTACGACTACTCTAAGGATGGTAGAGATTTCATTCCTCAGACTGAACCAATCGGACCTAACGAGTCTGCACACTAA
- the cyoE gene encoding heme o synthase, protein MSSSYAVASKVKDYSQLMKFNLTFMVVFSSVVAYLLVPGVEFKIVKVLLLFAGGLLVSGSANTINQIWEKETDKLMARTAVRPLPAGRMSDGEAIALAAITGIAGTLIMGFSFNWLSAGLSLLSLVLYAFVYTPWKKWNSLAVLVGAIPGAMPLLIGWAAGANNLSEGGWSLFAIQFLWQFPHFWAIAWIAYKDYARAGFKLLPANGEPNKFTALQAVIYTLLMIPAGVAPYLLKITGKVSAIVAIIAGIFFLFRAINLYRKNDIPAARKLMFGSYIYLTVVQLAQLLDKY, encoded by the coding sequence TTGTCGTCATCATATGCAGTAGCTAGTAAGGTGAAGGATTATTCTCAGTTAATGAAGTTTAATCTCACCTTCATGGTGGTTTTTTCGTCTGTGGTAGCTTACCTGCTGGTGCCGGGAGTGGAGTTTAAAATTGTAAAAGTTCTTTTATTATTTGCCGGTGGTTTACTGGTCTCCGGATCAGCTAATACCATCAACCAGATATGGGAAAAGGAAACGGATAAACTGATGGCTCGTACCGCAGTTCGTCCATTACCCGCCGGACGTATGTCTGACGGTGAAGCGATCGCCCTCGCTGCCATTACCGGTATCGCAGGAACCCTCATCATGGGCTTCAGCTTTAACTGGTTAAGTGCAGGGTTAAGCCTCTTGTCACTGGTGTTATATGCTTTTGTATATACACCCTGGAAGAAATGGAATTCACTCGCCGTACTGGTAGGTGCTATTCCGGGTGCCATGCCCCTGCTTATCGGCTGGGCTGCCGGCGCCAATAACCTTTCAGAAGGTGGCTGGTCACTGTTCGCCATCCAATTCCTATGGCAATTCCCGCATTTCTGGGCCATTGCCTGGATTGCGTATAAAGACTATGCCAGAGCCGGTTTCAAATTATTACCTGCAAACGGAGAACCTAATAAGTTCACAGCATTGCAGGCGGTGATATATACACTGCTTATGATTCCAGCAGGCGTAGCTCCTTATCTGCTGAAGATTACGGGTAAAGTATCCGCTATCGTAGCCATCATTGCCGGAATATTCTTCTTGTTCAGAGCCATCAACCTCTACAGAAAGAACGATATTCCTGCAGCACGGAAATTGATGTTCGGATCCTATATCTACCTGACAGTAGTACAGCTTGCACAATTGCTGGATAAATATTAA
- a CDS encoding cytochrome c oxidase subunit 3 → MKQEEVMQTMSIQRKKIHPHKYSLWIAMGSITMMFIGFTSAYVVKRTQANWLAFELPHIFWLSTAVILASSLTIHLALKQFKERNMQRYKQLITLTAVLGVVFAACQWIGFSQMKSSGLPLNGPVSASFIYVIVGVHMLHVLGGVVALLVMFGRAYRTRVRTYSPVPIEVAATYWHFVDILWIYLLVFLSIAR, encoded by the coding sequence TTGAAACAGGAGGAAGTGATGCAAACAATGAGCATACAACGTAAGAAAATACATCCGCACAAATATTCTCTTTGGATCGCCATGGGTAGTATTACCATGATGTTCATCGGGTTTACCAGTGCGTACGTTGTGAAGAGGACACAAGCAAACTGGCTGGCATTTGAACTGCCACATATTTTCTGGCTCTCAACTGCTGTGATATTGGCCAGCAGCCTGACCATTCACCTGGCTTTAAAGCAATTTAAAGAAAGGAATATGCAGCGCTACAAACAGTTAATTACGCTTACCGCAGTACTGGGTGTAGTTTTTGCCGCATGTCAGTGGATCGGGTTTTCTCAGATGAAATCCAGCGGACTCCCCCTTAACGGGCCAGTTTCCGCATCTTTTATTTATGTAATCGTAGGAGTGCATATGCTGCACGTACTGGGTGGCGTTGTAGCCTTACTGGTGATGTTTGGCAGAGCCTACAGAACACGTGTTCGAACCTACAGCCCGGTGCCTATCGAAGTAGCAGCCACTTACTGGCACTTCGTAGACATTCTGTGGATTTACTTGTTAGTATTTTTAAGTATCGCGAGATAA
- a CDS encoding cytochrome c oxidase subunit 3, giving the protein MDTAVTAKKKWWAGGYSPFNVNYGKLMMWYFLLSDAFTFGALLISYGTIRFSSPSWPDPNEVFKSFPGMGHKELPLAFVSLMTFILIMSSVTMVLAVHAGHHKDKKAVAKWLTWTIVGGIAFLSCQAWEWTHLYHEGAWWGRNPFMNVDGTVASTNFTNFFFTITGFHGLHVTSGVILNIVILTNVLKGTYEERGHYEMVEKVGLYWHFVDLVWVFVFTCFYLL; this is encoded by the coding sequence ATGGATACAGCAGTTACAGCGAAGAAAAAATGGTGGGCCGGAGGTTACTCTCCCTTTAATGTGAACTATGGTAAGTTGATGATGTGGTACTTCCTTTTGTCAGATGCGTTCACTTTTGGCGCATTGCTGATATCTTATGGTACCATCCGATTTTCCAGCCCATCCTGGCCTGATCCGAATGAGGTGTTCAAATCATTCCCAGGCATGGGGCACAAAGAATTGCCACTGGCATTTGTGAGCTTGATGACCTTCATCCTCATCATGAGTTCTGTAACCATGGTACTGGCCGTACACGCTGGTCACCATAAAGATAAAAAAGCAGTAGCTAAATGGTTGACATGGACCATCGTTGGTGGTATCGCCTTCCTTAGCTGTCAGGCATGGGAATGGACACACCTGTATCACGAAGGTGCATGGTGGGGTCGTAACCCTTTCATGAACGTAGACGGTACCGTTGCTTCTACTAACTTCACCAACTTCTTCTTTACCATCACCGGTTTCCACGGTTTACACGTAACCTCCGGTGTGATACTGAATATCGTAATCCTCACCAACGTACTGAAAGGTACCTACGAAGAAAGAGGTCACTACGAAATGGTGGAAAAAGTAGGTCTGTACTGGCACTTTGTAGATCTGGTTTGGGTATTCGTATTCACCTGCTTCTACCTGCTCTAA
- a CDS encoding cytochrome C oxidase subunit IV family protein gives MEHNTQSSEVLEPVHADSSTKAIWRTFWILLGITVLEVGLAYLHFEFHFLPRMVLNGVFIILTLFKAFYIVAEFMHLGHEIKNLIMTVLMPLLLFIWFIIAFLYEGNSWKNMRSDLAPGTKVEAPKAAPAEEGHGHY, from the coding sequence ATGGAACATAATACACAATCATCAGAGGTGCTCGAACCAGTTCACGCTGATTCGTCAACTAAGGCCATCTGGAGAACATTCTGGATCCTGTTGGGTATTACCGTGCTTGAAGTAGGTCTCGCATACTTACACTTCGAATTTCATTTCCTGCCAAGAATGGTACTGAATGGTGTCTTCATCATCCTGACATTATTCAAAGCCTTCTATATCGTTGCTGAATTCATGCACCTTGGTCATGAAATCAAAAACCTGATAATGACCGTATTAATGCCTTTACTGCTGTTCATATGGTTCATCATCGCCTTCCTGTACGAAGGTAATTCCTGGAAAAACATGAGATCTGATCTCGCTCCAGGTACCAAGGTAGAAGCACCAAAAGCTGCTCCGGCAGAAGAAGGTCACGGTCATTATTAA
- a CDS encoding SCO family protein, producing the protein MLAILLPLTGYLIVDHYGKNVVPIPRYYIPERVDTIVKDGKVSYDTVFHTIRDFHMTNQLGQQVSLKDLEGKVLVVDFFFTSCPSICPTLTKNLRLLQSAYVKNDTLLQILSFSVDPVRDSVDKLRKYAYDYKVNPDNWWLLTGDKKEIYDLARHDFFVSVTEGDGGPDDFVHTEKIVLIDKNRNIRGYYNGLDSTDIKRLASDVATLYLEKERHRPGFLKFLKGLFSTTN; encoded by the coding sequence ATGCTGGCGATTTTGCTGCCGCTGACGGGTTATCTGATTGTAGATCACTACGGTAAAAACGTAGTGCCAATACCCAGGTACTATATCCCTGAAAGAGTTGATACTATTGTAAAAGACGGGAAAGTCTCTTATGATACGGTCTTCCATACCATAAGAGACTTTCACATGACCAACCAGCTTGGTCAGCAAGTAAGCCTCAAAGATCTCGAAGGAAAAGTCCTTGTGGTCGACTTCTTCTTCACTTCCTGCCCAAGCATCTGCCCTACCCTGACAAAAAACCTCCGCCTGCTGCAGAGTGCATATGTAAAAAACGATACGTTATTACAAATTCTCTCTTTCTCAGTGGATCCTGTCAGAGACTCCGTAGACAAACTGCGTAAATACGCATACGACTACAAAGTCAATCCTGATAACTGGTGGTTGCTCACTGGCGATAAAAAAGAAATCTATGATCTTGCCAGACACGATTTCTTCGTATCAGTGACAGAAGGCGACGGCGGACCGGACGATTTCGTTCATACCGAAAAAATCGTCCTGATTGATAAAAACAGGAATATCCGCGGTTACTATAACGGTCTCGATTCTACTGATATCAAAAGGCTGGCAAGTGATGTTGCTACCCTTTATCTGGAAAAGGAAAGACACAGACCAGGTTTCCTGAAGTTCCTGAAAGGGCTGTTCTCCACTACGAACTAA
- a CDS encoding DUF420 domain-containing protein, whose translation MGIKDKNLSTPIVIVSIAIPVVVALLFFLPKPDFQPGFDPHVLPLFHAILNSATAILLVASLYFIKNKQVQAHKVTNLIAIGLSAIFLVSYVTYHALVPETIYGDLNGDNKLSEAEIAAAGGIRYLYYFILTSHIILSTIIVPLVLFTAWRGFQMDIPRHRKIARITWPIWFYVAITGVIVYIMLSPYHIVNHLAK comes from the coding sequence ATGGGTATTAAAGATAAAAATCTAAGCACACCAATTGTCATCGTTTCGATTGCAATCCCTGTAGTAGTAGCATTACTGTTTTTCCTGCCTAAGCCGGATTTTCAACCGGGTTTCGATCCGCATGTACTACCCCTCTTCCATGCTATTCTTAACTCTGCCACTGCTATTCTGCTGGTAGCCAGCCTGTACTTTATCAAAAACAAACAAGTCCAGGCACATAAGGTGACCAACCTGATTGCTATCGGACTCTCTGCCATATTCCTGGTTTCATACGTTACTTACCATGCATTGGTGCCTGAAACTATTTATGGCGACCTGAATGGCGACAATAAATTGAGTGAAGCAGAGATTGCCGCAGCTGGTGGTATTCGTTACCTCTACTATTTCATCCTGACTTCCCACATCATATTATCTACGATTATTGTACCATTGGTGTTGTTTACAGCCTGGCGCGGTTTTCAGATGGATATACCGCGTCATCGCAAGATTGCACGTATCACCTGGCCCATCTGGTTTTATGTGGCTATAACCGGCGTAATCGTGTATATCATGCTGTCGCCTTATCACATAGTTAATCATCTCGCTAAATAA